Sequence from the Deltaproteobacteria bacterium CG11_big_fil_rev_8_21_14_0_20_49_13 genome:
ATATTAAAGGATATTTGTCTGTCGCATTGGTTCTGCTTTGTGTCAGATTGATAATAGGAGCAAGAAATGTCAAAAAATTGACGAAAATACAGGCACCTCTAAAAACCTGTTTACCCTGTCATGGAAGATTGGCCAAAGCTTATTGGCGATGCTGCCACAACTTCTGCCATACTTGACAGGCTTATGCATCACGCCGTTATGGTATCCTTTAATGGAAAAAGTTATAGGCTATTTGAAACTTGTGTTGAAAATAAATCTTCNNNNNNNNCAACTGGATCGCTTACAAAGTCCATAACCCACACCTCATTTGGTTGCGTCGGCCTTTCTATCGCTAATCTTAAGCCTGTACGCCTCGGCCGATTCTTCCGCCGTTTACCGACTTGAAGACCCAGTTCACAATATATCCTGCCGATCCGCTTATGATTATCGCTCATTCCCTGAACATCCCTGAGATACCACACCACCCGGGGCCGACCGTAGCGCACTTTCTTCTGGCAAATATCGGTATCATCGCCTTGAGCTTTCCATCGTCCTGACGCCTTATTGAACGATAGTATAAAGTCGATTGCTCCAGCCCCAAGAGTCCGCTTGCCTTGCGTTTGCTCAGATCAAACTCGCCGACAAGACGCTCCGTCTCTTCTCTTTTGACCTTGGGGCTTAGGAAAAACGGCGGATGACGTCCTTGGCCGCCATTATCTCGACCGCCTGGTCTGCAACGATCCGCTTGAGCTTGCCATTCTCTTCCCCAAGAGACTTGAGCCTGCGGACATCGCCCGATTGCATGTTCCCAAACCGGACATTCCATTTTGAAATGGTGGTTGCGCTGACGCCATACTTTCGGGAAAGTTCGCTCTGGTTCGTTCCAGCCCGAAACTCAGCGAGGATCCCCGCTATCTGCTCTTCGGTAAATCGGCTTCTCTTCATGACTTCCTCCCTGACCACTCTTTAGATGGTCTGTTTGGAAGTTCCAAGTACTCCGGTTTTTGGGGTCAAGACCGGTCTCTAAGAAGAGATTCGTGTTTTAGGCGATAAGAGAATCTATTTGGGACTTGGGAACGGAGCCCGTGAGCTGGTTCACTACGTTTCCGCCCTTAAAATAGATAAGCGTGGGAATGCCGCGAATGCCGTACTTGGCGGCCACCTCAGGCGAATCGTCGACATTTACTTTGCAGACAAGCACCTTCCCCGTCTGTTCTTCAGCCACTTTATCGATGATCGGGGCCAGCGCCTTGCAGGGTCCGCACCACGGGGCCCAAAAATCTACAAGGACCGGGATAGAAGAGCTTATAACAACGCTCTCGAAATCCGCATCGTTCACATGTTTTACAAGTTCACTCGCCATGATCGTTTCTCCTTTTTTATTTAGAGTATTTGCTCTTCTTCACCGTAAACAGACTATTCACCAGAGACCGGTCATAATCAATAAAAAAAGCCGCCGTTAAAAAATAACAGCGGCTTTTATAATGTGTAGAGAAAATTATCTCTTGCTGTACTGGAAGCGTTTACGTGCCTTCTTGTGGCCGTATTTTTTACGCTCTTTAACCCTTGAGTCGCGTGTTAAATAGCCCGCTTTTTTGAGGGGCTTTCTGTAATCAGGGTTCATAAGAAGAAGCGCCCTTGCAATGCCGTGTTTTAAAGCGTCTGCCTGACCGGAAAGACCTCCACCAATTATATTGGCAGTGATATCAAAACGACCGACGGTACCTGTTACCTTAAAAGGCTGTTGGACGATCATTTGAAGAGCTGGCCTGCCGAAATAAGTCTCGAAGACCTTCTTGTTTATGACCATGCTCCCTGCGCCCGGGATCATTCTCACGCGGGCTATCGAGCACTTTCTTTTTCCTGTTGCTGCAAATACGGTCTGTTTTGGCATAGAATTAGTTCTTTAGTTGGGCCGCGTACGGATGTTCGCTGCCTGCATATATCTTTAGTTTCTTGACAACCTTACGGCATAGATCGTTGTGAGGAAGCATTCCCTTTACGGCCCTGAAAATTACCTCTTCGGGATGTTTTTCGAGCAACTTCTCGGCGCT
This genomic interval carries:
- the trxA gene encoding thioredoxin — encoded protein: MASELVKHVNDADFESVVISSSIPVLVDFWAPWCGPCKALAPIIDKVAEEQTGKVLVCKVNVDDSPEVAAKYGIRGIPTLIYFKGGNVVNQLTGSVPKSQIDSLIA
- a CDS encoding 30S ribosomal protein S9, encoding MPKQTVFAATGKRKCSIARVRMIPGAGSMVINKKVFETYFGRPALQMIVQQPFKVTGTVGRFDITANIIGGGLSGQADALKHGIARALLLMNPDYRKPLKKAGYLTRDSRVKERKKYGHKKARKRFQYSKR